A single region of the Mechercharimyces sp. CAU 1602 genome encodes:
- a CDS encoding HNH endonuclease, whose translation MEENLTWHYDKETGKLILVPYDLNDSFRHTGGHKYWGQQRLGGTKND comes from the coding sequence ATGGAGGAGAATCTAACTTGGCATTATGATAAAGAAACGGGTAAACTGATTTTAGTTCCTTACGACCTAAATGATTCGTTTCGTCACACAGGTGGTCACAAGTATTGGGGCCAACAAAGGCTAGGAGGGACAAAAAATGATTAA
- a CDS encoding PrsW family intramembrane metalloprotease — protein MIAPLSAIAVYLFHGLFAEGSVTVGARWSVEIVGPIMEESFKLIPFLLLFLFTNRTKSFSLTDYMLGGASVGVGFDFSEEVLRRWVTTDQEGSLWSLFASLFSDNVQNWEVFTLFPGYFSDGVAMSPGHGVWTGFISLGIGMALHFRNRWGKKRI, from the coding sequence GTGATTGCCCCGCTTTCGGCGATTGCGGTTTATTTGTTTCATGGGTTATTTGCAGAGGGTTCAGTCACCGTCGGTGCGAGATGGAGTGTCGAAATCGTTGGTCCGATAATGGAAGAATCTTTTAAGCTAATACCTTTTCTATTACTATTTCTGTTTACGAACAGAACGAAGAGCTTTAGCCTTACCGACTATATGTTGGGGGGTGCTTCAGTAGGGGTTGGATTTGATTTTTCGGAAGAAGTATTACGCCGTTGGGTAACAACAGATCAAGAGGGAAGCTTATGGAGTCTTTTTGCAAGTTTATTCTCTGATAATGTACAAAATTGGGAGGTTTTCACCCTTTTCCCTGGTTATTTTTCAGATGGAGTAGCGATGTCCCCTGGTCATGGGGTATGGACTGGGTTTATCTCATTAGGAATAGGAATGGCTCTACATTTTCGTAACCGATGGGGAAAAAAGCGTATCTGA
- a CDS encoding SMI1/KNR4 family protein, with protein MKVHDLEKKNRELTEDEVREKLLELPVSLPPSFFDWVAKYQGASVSDEGLEILTESGSRRIFVEVMTPDEIIFQYNESVDEDEEFFYIIPFAFDRSNCHFCFDYRNKTTRIIYFDTDYLISETPEAAEKVCNGFDDFLNQHLSKVKEK; from the coding sequence ATGAAAGTCCATGATCTGGAAAAAAAGAATCGAGAACTAACGGAAGATGAAGTCAGGGAAAAGTTGTTGGAGCTTCCTGTATCGCTACCCCCAAGCTTTTTCGATTGGGTCGCTAAATACCAGGGAGCAAGTGTTTCAGATGAGGGGCTAGAAATTCTAACAGAGAGCGGGAGTAGAAGAATTTTTGTAGAAGTGATGACACCAGATGAAATAATCTTTCAATATAATGAATCTGTTGATGAAGATGAAGAGTTTTTTTATATTATTCCTTTTGCATTTGACAGAAGTAATTGTCACTTTTGTTTCGACTATAGGAATAAGACTACAAGAATTATTTATTTTGATACGGACTACCTTATCTCCGAGACACCAGAGGCAGCAGAGAAGGTATGTAATGGATTCGATGATTTTTTGAATCAGCACCTATCTAAAGTTAAAGAAAAGTAA
- a CDS encoding HNH endonuclease, with protein sequence MYLVRKSTPVKKGDINVFNHHHQELGKIGLVPSETHGPTKHTGGRAIWGGGQKYR encoded by the coding sequence ATGTACTTGGTTAGAAAAAGTACTCCAGTTAAGAAGGGTGATATCAACGTTTTTAACCATCATCATCAAGAACTCGGTAAAATTGGATTAGTCCCATCAGAAACACATGGTCCCACTAAACATACTGGTGGGCGTGCAATATGGGGCGGGGGTCAAAAATACAGATAA
- a CDS encoding SMI1/KNR4 family protein, with amino-acid sequence MEAHDLHWTNVKDEVDDLLITQVEKQLGINFPADFVPYLKKYHGAIPRPNTFKFGDDNYNGYFGLILNLDPKRYESFPRLSLDMINNLEFQDGVVPFAKDAGGNLLCFDFSKDNRSPHIVYWYHEEDEYNYVCNTFEDLLKKLHE; translated from the coding sequence ATGGAAGCGCATGACTTACATTGGACAAATGTGAAAGATGAAGTAGATGATCTATTAATTACCCAAGTCGAAAAGCAGCTAGGGATCAATTTCCCAGCAGATTTCGTCCCCTATTTGAAGAAATATCATGGTGCTATTCCAAGACCAAATACCTTTAAATTCGGGGATGATAATTACAATGGATATTTTGGATTAATACTTAACCTCGATCCAAAACGTTATGAAAGCTTCCCAAGATTATCATTAGATATGATAAATAATCTCGAATTTCAAGATGGAGTCGTGCCGTTTGCTAAAGATGCGGGTGGAAATCTATTATGTTTTGATTTTAGTAAGGATAATAGATCTCCCCATATTGTATACTGGTATCATGAAGAAGACGAATATAACTATGTATGCAATACTTTTGAAGATCTTCTGAAAAAGCTTCATGAATAA
- a CDS encoding IS1182 family transposase: MLRSTNHTQSEMEFVCIEELVPQDHLLRKIDQYIDFSFITEKVRPLYCENNGRPSIDPIVLFKMMFIGYLYGIRSERQLEREVRVNVAYRWFLGLHLTDPVPDHSTISWNRRTRFKGTSIFQEIFDEIVLQAMNHRMVGGRVLMTDSTHLKANANKRKFKKERVKGQTRAYLEELNQAIEEDRKDHGKKPLKEKEEVRETKEVKVSSTDPESGYMYREGKPEGFFYLDHRTTDIKYNIITDVHVTAGNVHDSIPYLERLDRQKQRFQFEVEAVALDAGYLTNPICKGLSDRNIFGVIGHRRYSPTKGLMPKWKFQYDETNDTYLCPNRQTLAYSTTDRQGYRQYKSDPKNCSTCSLLTSCTRSRNQQKVLTRHVWEEHKEKVRTNRLSSEGKLLYKKRKETIERSFADGKELHGLRYCRLRGRENVEEQALMTATAQNIKKIANHLARMN, encoded by the coding sequence ATGCTACGTTCAACGAATCACACTCAGTCTGAGATGGAATTTGTTTGCATAGAGGAGCTTGTTCCCCAGGATCATCTTCTCCGCAAGATCGACCAATATATCGATTTTTCATTTATCACGGAGAAGGTTCGCCCTCTTTATTGTGAAAATAATGGCCGCCCCTCCATCGATCCTATCGTTCTATTCAAAATGATGTTCATCGGTTATCTCTATGGCATTCGTTCGGAGAGACAATTGGAACGAGAGGTTCGTGTAAATGTAGCTTATCGTTGGTTTTTAGGATTACATTTGACGGATCCGGTTCCTGATCATTCCACGATCAGCTGGAATCGTCGAACTCGCTTTAAAGGAACCTCCATTTTCCAAGAAATCTTTGATGAGATTGTCCTGCAAGCCATGAATCACCGCATGGTGGGTGGACGGGTGTTGATGACGGATTCGACCCACCTAAAAGCCAACGCGAACAAACGAAAGTTTAAAAAAGAGAGGGTAAAAGGACAGACTCGTGCCTACCTAGAAGAACTAAATCAGGCCATCGAAGAGGATCGGAAGGATCACGGAAAAAAGCCATTAAAAGAAAAGGAGGAGGTGAGGGAGACAAAGGAAGTGAAGGTGAGTTCGACAGATCCTGAGAGTGGCTATATGTATCGAGAAGGGAAACCTGAAGGGTTTTTCTATCTCGATCATCGCACGACAGATATCAAATACAACATCATTACCGATGTCCATGTGACGGCAGGAAATGTGCATGATTCTATCCCCTACCTCGAGCGGTTAGACCGTCAAAAACAACGATTTCAATTTGAGGTTGAAGCAGTAGCTTTAGATGCAGGCTATCTTACCAATCCCATTTGTAAAGGATTGAGTGATCGGAATATCTTTGGAGTCATCGGACATCGTCGGTATTCACCCACTAAAGGACTCATGCCCAAATGGAAATTTCAATATGATGAAACGAACGATACGTATTTGTGTCCAAATAGACAGACACTCGCGTATAGTACAACCGATCGTCAAGGGTACCGTCAATACAAATCGGATCCAAAGAATTGTTCCACGTGTTCTCTACTCACATCGTGTACACGTTCAAGGAACCAGCAAAAGGTCCTGACGCGCCACGTATGGGAAGAGCATAAAGAAAAGGTGCGAACGAATCGGCTTTCATCCGAGGGCAAGCTCCTTTACAAAAAAAGAAAAGAGACTATTGAGCGAAGCTTTGCAGATGGAAAAGAACTGCATGGGCTTCGCTATTGCCGGTTGCGAGGACGGGAAAATGTCGAGGAGCAGGCGCTGATGACAGCGACTGCGCAGAACATCAAGAAGATTGCCAACCACCTAGCTCGTATGAACTAG
- a CDS encoding HNH endonuclease, with protein MERGPFDGNGFPDFSKWTKAEVYLPQDKIVGSNKSQLRQSTRILREELENNPQLKQDFYRDIPEEKRESIEAAIKSGSVKIPGYTWHHHQEIGRMQLVPYEKHKDGIPHTGGHALWGKE; from the coding sequence ATTGAGAGAGGTCCTTTTGATGGGAATGGATTCCCTGACTTTTCGAAATGGACAAAAGCCGAGGTATATCTCCCTCAAGATAAAATTGTAGGAAGTAATAAATCTCAATTGAGGCAGTCAACTCGTATACTGCGAGAAGAGTTAGAAAACAATCCGCAGTTAAAACAGGATTTCTATCGTGATATTCCAGAAGAAAAAAGGGAGTCTATTGAGGCAGCAATTAAAAGTGGATCAGTTAAGATTCCGGGATATACTTGGCATCACCATCAAGAAATAGGTAGAATGCAACTAGTTCCATATGAAAAGCACAAGGATGGCATTCCTCACACAGGTGGTCACGCACTGTGGGGGAAGGAGTAA
- a CDS encoding SMI1/KNR4 family protein → MVSWQPSEYQISDRDIESLENKLEVQFPPDFVEWIKIYQGVSPEGDISIDIKGEEHGFYRLLYVSLPMNIEVDEYSSIESEYSIFVDRCDEFPMELIPFGEDAQNKWYCFDFRNSEKPKIVFVDWEYSYEEEQEDAVKFVADNFTQFLNMLYVFADDK, encoded by the coding sequence ATGGTAAGCTGGCAGCCTTCTGAATATCAAATATCGGATAGGGACATTGAATCATTAGAAAATAAATTGGAGGTGCAGTTTCCCCCTGATTTTGTAGAGTGGATTAAGATATATCAAGGAGTTAGTCCAGAGGGTGATATATCTATCGATATTAAAGGAGAGGAACATGGCTTTTATAGGTTGCTTTATGTTTCTTTACCAATGAATATCGAAGTAGATGAGTATAGTTCCATCGAAAGTGAATATAGTATATTTGTTGATAGATGCGATGAATTTCCAATGGAATTAATTCCGTTTGGAGAGGATGCTCAAAACAAGTGGTACTGTTTTGACTTCAGGAACTCAGAGAAACCTAAAATAGTATTTGTGGACTGGGAATATAGCTACGAAGAAGAACAGGAAGATGCAGTGAAGTTTGTAGCTGATAATTTCACTCAGTTTCTTAATATGCTTTATGTATTTGCTGATGATAAATGA
- a CDS encoding HNH endonuclease encodes MNTLHSNVFNHHHQELGKIELVPSETHGPTKHTTGGRAIWGGGQKYR; translated from the coding sequence ATAAATACGCTACATTCCAACGTTTTTAACCATCATCATCAAGAACTCGGTAAAATTGAATTAGTCCCATCAGAAACACATGGTCCCACTAAGCATACTACTGGTGGACGTGCAATATGGGGCGGGGGTCAAAAATACAGATAA
- a CDS encoding recombinase family protein yields the protein MRPTSLDCYIYLRKSRSDIEEEKKALSEGYTYDVLERHRSQLLDLAKNEEHNIIDIYEEVVSGEYLIDRPQIQRVLKLVEQGHCDAVLVMDLDRLGRGDMFDMGSIYRAFQYSDTLIITPTEVIDPSTDGAELLFGVKSILGREELKSITKRMQRGRHASAKEGKSISKKPPYGYLRDENLKLYPDPKTAWVIKHIFNRVIEGAGRQQIAQELDSMGVVPPMGEGLWCPSTISSMIKNEAYIGNIVWQKTKYTKRGGKYQQERLPREQWKISENAHEPLIPEEFFKRANESYSGRWRPPTKESSELSNPLAGVLVCKLCNRAIRRFPRKNRPNASLRCTYPGCKGKQKGTTFDLVEETIIDALKQTTNQYELKDDTDNNHYENTINIKEQAIKKYNSELKETKEQRNKLHDFLEKGIYDVDTFKERNQVLSRRIKKIEDQLDQIEQEIEEEKIHQKQKREVIPRLKSVLDAYRQTEEIREKNRLLKTVLEKVTYFRDPSWTNQGQFEIKLHLRIK from the coding sequence ATGAGACCTACTTCGTTAGATTGTTATATATATCTACGAAAAAGCCGAAGCGACATCGAAGAAGAAAAAAAAGCACTGTCTGAAGGTTATACCTATGATGTCTTAGAACGTCACAGAAGCCAACTCCTTGATCTCGCTAAGAATGAAGAACACAATATCATTGATATATATGAAGAAGTAGTATCGGGAGAATACCTTATTGATAGACCTCAAATACAACGGGTGCTAAAGCTAGTGGAGCAAGGGCACTGTGATGCTGTCTTAGTCATGGATCTAGACCGCTTAGGTCGAGGAGACATGTTTGATATGGGCTCGATCTATCGTGCTTTCCAATATAGCGATACTCTAATCATTACTCCCACTGAAGTTATCGACCCCAGTACAGATGGAGCAGAACTCCTATTTGGTGTGAAATCTATTTTGGGAAGGGAGGAATTAAAAAGCATAACGAAGCGGATGCAACGGGGTCGCCATGCTTCTGCTAAAGAGGGTAAATCAATATCAAAAAAGCCCCCATACGGCTATTTAAGGGATGAAAACTTAAAGTTATACCCCGACCCCAAAACTGCTTGGGTAATAAAGCATATTTTTAATCGGGTCATCGAAGGAGCTGGCAGACAGCAGATTGCACAAGAACTCGATTCTATGGGGGTAGTACCTCCCATGGGAGAAGGTCTATGGTGCCCCTCGACAATTTCTTCAATGATTAAGAACGAAGCATATATCGGCAATATCGTCTGGCAAAAGACAAAGTATACGAAGCGAGGCGGGAAATACCAACAAGAACGGCTCCCTCGTGAACAATGGAAAATTAGCGAGAACGCTCATGAACCTTTAATACCTGAGGAGTTCTTCAAACGCGCAAATGAATCTTACTCCGGTCGATGGCGACCCCCTACAAAAGAATCCAGCGAGCTTAGCAACCCATTAGCAGGGGTCTTGGTTTGTAAACTGTGTAATCGTGCAATACGACGGTTTCCAAGAAAGAACCGTCCCAACGCATCACTGAGGTGTACCTATCCAGGCTGCAAAGGAAAGCAAAAAGGAACAACCTTTGATCTAGTAGAAGAGACAATAATTGATGCTCTGAAACAAACTACTAATCAATATGAGCTAAAAGATGACACTGACAACAATCATTACGAAAATACTATCAACATCAAAGAACAAGCCATAAAGAAATACAATTCAGAGCTAAAAGAAACAAAAGAGCAGAGAAACAAGCTACACGACTTTTTGGAAAAGGGAATCTACGATGTTGATACTTTCAAGGAAAGAAACCAGGTATTGAGCAGGCGTATAAAAAAGATCGAAGATCAACTTGATCAAATAGAACAAGAAATCGAAGAGGAAAAAATACACCAAAAACAAAAGAGAGAAGTAATTCCAAGATTAAAAAGCGTACTTGACGCTTATCGTCAAACCGAAGAAATCAGAGAAAAAAACCGCCTCTTAAAGACGGTTCTGGAAAAAGTAACGTATTTTCGTGACCCTAGCTGGACAAACCAAGGTCAGTTTGAAATAAAGTTACACTTGAGGATCAAGTAA
- a CDS encoding recombinase family protein, producing MSTSIQKSVCAVYARVSLDRQAESVEHQVSLLREFVKSRDLGSIPDELVYQDTGVSATKHSLWTRPAMKRLLKDAEEGKFQVVLFKGISRFARNTQEALDVLDRLKVKGLRVVSYEESFDSAKDDSNFLFTIHSAVAEYESEKTAIRVRLGNKEKARQGFWTGMPPFGYTLENRKLIKDQEKSRIVEKIYQMYTEEGFGSFKIAEYLNENNLLKDSGRLWSRKTVADVLKNEAYTGKVVYNKTTQKRVRDYEDGTQGKKKWKRIINDPDEWVIVSDAHEAIIDKETFNRAKEIRSKRVTREVAPNAYHPLTGILFCNKCGGRMMCQKRSHLSKEYRYYICQTYHIYGRAYCKQANINGEVLEKKVIDALTKRLQIVFEELKSQDYISRKPSKVKGTEKEVKELDLRIDKLNKDHADLYFERENMNQEQYRYLTKRIKSEMDKLIDQKKHLEVSLSKARDDDSRSDELIERIDEYFKMNITDKKQLRTYLHLFIEKVVSDNNEIEIYYNVSI from the coding sequence TTGTCCACATCAATTCAAAAATCAGTATGTGCAGTTTATGCACGTGTTAGTTTGGATAGACAAGCAGAGTCAGTTGAGCATCAAGTGTCTTTATTAAGAGAATTTGTTAAGTCGCGAGATCTTGGATCGATACCTGACGAGTTGGTTTATCAGGACACAGGGGTATCAGCAACAAAGCATTCACTATGGACTAGACCAGCAATGAAACGGTTACTGAAGGATGCTGAAGAAGGCAAGTTTCAAGTTGTTCTTTTTAAAGGAATAAGCCGATTTGCGAGAAATACACAAGAGGCACTAGACGTGCTTGACCGTCTAAAAGTTAAAGGACTTCGAGTTGTTTCGTATGAAGAGAGTTTCGATAGTGCGAAGGACGATAGTAACTTTCTCTTTACGATTCATTCTGCTGTTGCAGAGTATGAATCAGAAAAAACGGCAATACGTGTTCGGCTTGGTAACAAGGAAAAAGCACGACAAGGTTTTTGGACGGGCATGCCGCCTTTTGGCTATACGTTAGAAAACCGAAAACTGATTAAGGATCAAGAAAAGTCGAGGATTGTAGAGAAAATTTATCAGATGTACACCGAAGAAGGCTTTGGCTCTTTTAAAATCGCGGAGTACTTGAATGAAAATAATCTGCTAAAGGATTCTGGACGTCTTTGGAGCAGGAAGACTGTTGCGGATGTATTAAAGAATGAGGCGTACACAGGGAAGGTTGTCTATAATAAAACTACGCAAAAGCGAGTGCGGGACTACGAAGATGGAACTCAGGGGAAGAAAAAATGGAAACGGATAATTAATGATCCCGATGAGTGGGTTATAGTAAGTGACGCACATGAGGCGATTATTGATAAAGAGACATTTAACCGTGCAAAGGAAATCCGTTCTAAAAGGGTTACACGTGAAGTAGCTCCAAATGCCTATCATCCACTAACCGGTATTCTTTTTTGCAATAAATGCGGTGGACGGATGATGTGCCAAAAACGGTCCCATCTGTCAAAGGAGTACCGCTACTATATATGTCAGACCTATCATATATACGGAAGGGCATACTGTAAACAAGCAAATATAAATGGAGAGGTATTAGAGAAGAAAGTGATAGATGCCTTAACAAAGAGGCTACAGATTGTATTTGAAGAGCTGAAAAGCCAAGACTACATTAGTCGTAAACCATCGAAAGTAAAGGGTACTGAGAAGGAGGTTAAAGAGTTGGATCTTCGGATTGATAAGTTAAATAAAGATCATGCAGACCTTTACTTTGAGAGAGAAAATATGAACCAAGAACAGTACCGTTATCTTACAAAACGAATTAAAAGCGAGATGGATAAATTAATCGACCAAAAGAAGCACCTTGAAGTGAGCTTATCCAAGGCAAGAGATGATGATTCTCGGAGCGATGAATTGATAGAGAGGATCGACGAGTATTTTAAAATGAACATAACCGATAAGAAGCAATTACGAACCTATCTTCATCTCTTTATCGAGAAGGTTGTATCTGATAACAATGAAATAGAGATATACTATAATGTGAGTATATAG
- a CDS encoding tyrosine-type recombinase/integrase has product MEIVHPIKDKRKINAMKRQLNDRDRLLFVIGINSALRISDILRLRVADVRDKDGTISEYIFVREEKTKKSKRSLVNGAIKRELTAYLTSDKSDDAYLFPSRKGINKPISRFQALRILKQTAERVGIKENVGTHTLRKTFAYHRFKSGVDITYITKALNHSSQRETMRYIGIEQSDMDEIYAGIEL; this is encoded by the coding sequence ATGGAAATCGTTCACCCCATCAAAGACAAGCGCAAGATTAACGCCATGAAGCGCCAATTAAACGACCGTGACCGCCTTCTCTTTGTCATCGGAATCAACTCGGCACTTCGTATTAGCGATATCCTTCGTCTTCGAGTCGCAGATGTCCGTGATAAAGACGGAACCATCTCCGAATACATCTTCGTCCGCGAAGAGAAGACGAAAAAGTCGAAAAGGTCCCTAGTAAATGGCGCAATTAAACGTGAGTTAACCGCTTATTTAACTTCCGATAAGAGCGATGATGCATACCTATTTCCCTCACGGAAAGGTATAAACAAACCGATATCCCGTTTCCAAGCGCTCCGTATCCTTAAACAGACGGCAGAACGTGTTGGCATCAAAGAGAACGTGGGAACGCATACGCTTCGTAAGACTTTCGCGTATCATCGATTCAAATCTGGCGTAGACATTACGTATATCACAAAAGCGCTGAACCATTCGAGTCAGCGCGAGACGATGCGATATATCGGTATTGAACAAAGCGATATGGACGAAATTTACGCCGGAATCGAGTTATAG
- a CDS encoding SMI1/KNR4 family protein — MEFESRLGVNLPKDFSKWLSIYGNPKKTLYGEINGEEYELDDFYSFSEIEYEVKDILDDVGGSIEGTIVPFAFDSALNQYCFFYPTENKKNPSGIFLLGSDDGPNDVFDGEKIKIELWVCTSFSEFLDAFSE; from the coding sequence TTGGAATTTGAAAGTAGACTCGGAGTCAATTTACCTAAAGACTTTTCAAAGTGGCTTTCTATCTATGGGAACCCTAAAAAGACATTGTATGGAGAGATAAATGGCGAAGAGTATGAACTAGATGATTTTTATTCATTTTCAGAGATAGAATATGAAGTTAAGGATATTTTAGATGACGTAGGTGGCTCCATAGAAGGAACTATTGTACCTTTTGCGTTTGATTCAGCTCTTAATCAGTATTGCTTCTTCTATCCAACAGAAAATAAAAAGAATCCTTCAGGTATTTTTCTACTCGGATCAGACGATGGTCCAAACGATGTATTTGATGGGGAGAAAATAAAAATAGAATTGTGGGTATGTACTTCATTTAGTGAATTCTTGGACGCTTTCTCTGAATAG
- a CDS encoding PrsW family intramembrane metalloprotease encodes MLELLRSWGMTVLNYSKLRRERWAENHPTLCRGMKKGYIGFTWLFLGLAVLAWMFIPAAREALIQFLWSYYLLWQFWFLARSKTLTWTGTARFFAMGAWVIAPLSAIAVYLFHGLFAEGSVTVGARWSVEIVGPIMEESFKLIPFLLLFLFTNRTKSFSLTDYMLGGASVGVGFDFSEEVLRRWVTADQEGSLWSLFASLFSDTVQNWGVFTLFPGYFSDGTAMSPGHGVWTGFITLGIGMALHFRNRWGKKAYLIPLFFFVWATFDHGAWNAHSFGMPALASFFYALSFHGYLLKWVFVLLIDNLGREKGSYL; translated from the coding sequence TTGCTCGAACTACTACGGTCATGGGGAATGACCGTTCTAAATTATAGTAAACTACGTCGTGAGAGATGGGCAGAGAATCATCCAACATTGTGTAGAGGTATGAAAAAGGGATATATCGGTTTCACTTGGCTTTTCTTGGGCTTAGCTGTCTTAGCATGGATGTTTATCCCTGCGGCCCGGGAAGCGCTCATACAGTTTTTGTGGAGCTATTATCTCTTGTGGCAGTTCTGGTTCTTGGCTCGAAGCAAGACCCTCACTTGGACAGGTACCGCTCGCTTTTTTGCGATGGGAGCCTGGGTGATTGCTCCGCTTTCGGCGATTGCGGTATATTTGTTTCATGGGTTATTTGCAGAGGGTTCTGTCACCGTCGGTGCGAGATGGAGTGTCGAAATCGTTGGTCCGATAATGGAAGAATCTTTTAAGCTAATACCTTTTCTATTACTATTTCTGTTTACGAACAGAACGAAGAGTTTTAGCCTTACCGACTATATGTTGGGGGGTGCTTCAGTAGGGGTTGGATTTGATTTTTCGGAAGAAGTATTGCGCCGTTGGGTAACAGCAGATCAAGAGGGAAGCTTATGGAGTCTTTTTGCAAGTTTATTCTCTGATACTGTACAAAATTGGGGGGTTTTCACCCTTTTCCCTGGTTATTTTTCAGATGGAACAGCGATGTCCCCGGGTCATGGAGTATGGACTGGGTTTATCACATTAGGAATAGGAATGGCTTTACATTTTCGTAACCGATGGGGGAAAAAAGCGTATCTGATCCCACTCTTCTTTTTTGTTTGGGCGACTTTCGATCATGGGGCATGGAATGCTCATAGTTTTGGAATGCCCGCTCTGGCTTCTTTTTTCTATGCGCTATCTTTCCACGGATACTTACTTAAGTGGGTTTTTGTCTTACTCATCGACAACTTGGGTAGAGAGAAAGGTAGCTATCTCTGA
- a CDS encoding SMI1/KNR4 family protein, with product MEWEHTKPVSLETIYAVERKVGFKFPQDFIDCASRNNGGMPEPHVFDLGSVKEKVFGALFDFNDSGKNFSVYEAYETAIEEHGLPTELFPFADDPSGDFFCFDYRSLENGEPIIVLYDHEREYDPENEKDSLRKVANSLSEFLSMMYDPEN from the coding sequence ATGGAATGGGAGCATACAAAACCCGTGTCACTAGAGACTATTTACGCAGTTGAAAGAAAAGTCGGCTTTAAATTTCCACAGGATTTCATAGACTGTGCCAGTAGAAATAATGGAGGGATGCCCGAGCCTCATGTCTTTGATCTAGGGTCAGTCAAAGAAAAAGTATTTGGTGCTTTATTCGATTTTAATGATTCTGGTAAGAACTTTTCTGTCTATGAAGCATATGAAACGGCTATTGAGGAACACGGGCTTCCAACTGAGTTATTTCCATTTGCAGATGATCCATCTGGTGACTTTTTCTGTTTTGATTACAGGTCCTTGGAAAACGGTGAGCCTATAATCGTGCTCTACGATCATGAACGCGAATATGATCCTGAAAACGAAAAGGATAGCCTACGCAAAGTTGCTAACTCTTTATCAGAATTCCTTTCAATGATGTATGACCCCGAAAATTGA
- a CDS encoding DUF6973 domain-containing protein, translated as MKKLMSLFMVLLVGTTFTLSNTSYAETPITKGEGKGGSADFYLELSSKLQSYFESIEKGEITEEKFKSLVEENIASQLQTEEDEKALLESESRVDSPNKIVGPEQPQKGSIYDYFGKFGYKGTEVSLCAKNPLDCREAQKLAEKALKDAQDRYSDYTLWQGNGDAFRHAYWCALMTKHISRTFAWKMGYAHEGYATGTYDKIGNLDSKMDVRNNHLGRIDGTNYKKYKDGVIADKIADSVSSGKKVRIRTYTKTRPAEWMGGVPTKYQGKFVKTSDGGRQY; from the coding sequence ATGAAAAAATTGATGAGTTTATTTATGGTATTATTAGTGGGAACGACTTTCACACTTTCGAACACTTCATACGCAGAAACCCCGATTACAAAAGGTGAAGGAAAAGGGGGAAGTGCCGACTTTTACTTAGAACTCAGTAGTAAATTGCAGTCATATTTTGAGTCGATTGAAAAAGGGGAGATTACAGAAGAGAAATTTAAATCATTAGTTGAAGAGAATATAGCAAGTCAATTGCAAACCGAAGAAGATGAAAAAGCATTACTCGAAAGTGAGAGTAGAGTTGACTCACCTAATAAAATTGTAGGCCCTGAACAACCTCAAAAAGGTAGTATCTATGACTATTTTGGTAAATTTGGCTATAAAGGCACTGAAGTATCATTGTGTGCTAAAAATCCACTAGATTGTAGGGAAGCTCAAAAATTAGCAGAAAAAGCATTAAAAGATGCACAGGATCGTTATTCAGATTACACCTTGTGGCAAGGAAATGGTGATGCTTTTCGTCACGCGTATTGGTGTGCATTGATGACTAAGCATATTAGTAGGACCTTTGCTTGGAAAATGGGGTATGCTCACGAAGGGTATGCAACAGGAACCTATGATAAGATAGGAAATTTGGATTCAAAGATGGATGTGCGAAATAATCATTTAGGTAGAATTGATGGTACGAATTATAAAAAATATAAAGATGGCGTAATAGCAGACAAAATAGCGGATAGCGTTTCCAGCGGCAAAAAAGTTAGGATTCGTACTTATACAAAAACAAGACCTGCTGAATGGATGGGCGGTGTACCCACTAAGTATCAAGGTAAATTTGTTAAGACCTCTGATGGTGGAAGACAATACTAA